ATCTACAATATGactaaattgaaaaaaaaaaaatattagattaATTTTTGTTACAAATTAAATTCTTACTGTATGTAGGAAGCATTAAAAGACGTCATTTCCCGTGACTCTTTTTACGCACGAGagattgaaatatttaaagCTGTCATGGAGTGGAAGAAGGCCAACGTTGAAGTTGACGACACGGACGTGCTTGCCTCGATACGCTTGCCGCTGATGGAGATGTCGGACCTTTTGAACATTGTACGACCGACAGGTATTCTAAGTGCGGATGCCATTTTAGACGCCATCAAGGTGAAGGAAGAGTGTAGTACAATGACTTTAGATCATCGTGGTTGTTTAGGTCTGTTACTCTTTGTTattagggagctttcgatttgcgagGACCGACGACCGACTTATAAGACCGACCTCATgcacacaatgaattaacatgacataATTTGGTCGTTCGTCTTCGCAAATTGAAAGCTCCCCGATTGAGTAAAAATGATTGCATAAACGAGTAAAACAAAGTaggtactgcagtaactgcagtaaaataattttaacgtatttatatttcattattgtCAGTTCAAGAACAAAACATTGCTAATGCTAAGTACGATGCTGAGGTAATAAAGGGCGAGATGAAAGCGCACCTACTTGATGGCGACCATACGAACTATGACCTTGATAGGGGCTTCACAAGACACCCTATTGAAGATGCTAAAGACGTAGAAAAAGATGGAATTATCATCAAGCTGGGAAAACCATCGCTTATCAACACTATTAAGATGCTGCTTTGGGACAGAGATATGAGGTACATtgcgttaagctctgtctacactatcaaaatttatgcgagaaaaaatgtggtgtgcccatatatggaaaagatgatgtcatatcactaccctatttgagcatatcactaccatatttcggcatatcacacgtttttttttttaatctagtttgatagtgtagacaaagctttagtgcAAATGcatttgattgattaattacGTATCACATGCCATTCCATATTAGTTCTACTAAATGGACAATGTGTACAATAAATCAATATAGTCATcctaaatcaatattttaatattatacaatttgTTCAGGTCATATTCCTACTACATTGAGGTGTCTATTGACCAGAAGGACTGGATACAGGTCATTGACCACTCACAACATCTGTGTCGTTCCTGGCAGACTTTACACTTCAAATCACGCGTTTGCAAGTGAGTATTTTAATAATGGTTCTTTATTCATCTTTTTTTCCATATGGTTGCtgttaataatcaaaatatgcaTACATTAAAGATGAACAAGTTGCATGGAAACCTACAAGGGCTTAATGGCTTACGAACCCTAGTCTATCTGAGTTTGCATAATTATATGATAAACTATGTTGATATTTCTTGACAGGTTCATCAGAGTTACAGGTGTTAAAAACACTGTCAACAAGGTGTTCCATCTTGTATCGTTTGAGTGTTGGCACACGGCCAAGCCATTCCAGTTAGAAGATGGCTTAATTGGTAAGTTCATTGTTATCATTCACCCGATTCTCTacactgtatctccacatatggcATAATACCTGTCCGAtattctgtaatacagtatcatatGTGAGGCCTGTATTATATCAAGGTTAAGCTTATTCTGTACTGTATCTCCTCATAGCAGTATGTCCAGTGTCATAGACAAATTCTGTAATCCAATGTTACATATATGCTTACTGTATAGcctgtgatacatatgtgacaccGAATTACAGAATTTGCCTGAACAAAGTATAGATACAGTATCATCAGTACCGAGGATTGGCTAGATAAATAATGTTCTTAATTGTAAtcctaaattaaatgaatttagtATGTTTAATAGctattatatttacttttttcaAATTTCAGTACCAACTGATAATGTTGCAACGATACCAAAGAGTGCATGTGTTATAGAGGGCGTGAGTCGCAGTAGAAATGCGCTACTGAATGGCGACACCAAACACTATGATTGGGATTCGGGCTACACCTGTCATCAGCTTGGAAGTGGATCAATTGTGGTTCAGTTAGCCCAGCCATATGTCATAGGATCCATTaggtaatgaatatttatgagttgaAATCAACCAACATGCTTCTAAGCCACtcctaaaactctgtctacactatcaaactttatgtgataacaaaatgtgatgtgcccatatatggacataatgatgtcatatcactatcatatttgggcacatcaccaccatatttgggcacatcactgccatatttgggcacatcacactttttaatGGTCTTACAGAATGCTCCTTTGGGATTGTGATGACCGTACTTACAGTTACCATATTGAAGTATCAACAGATAACCAAACATGGATACGGGTAGCTGACAAAACCAAAGAGAATTGCAGGTGACGACATTAACtattcatttttaatacatacacCTGTATTTAAAAGATTAAGAATAATTTAGAATAGCATGCTTCTATACATAACATTCGATAGTGAAATTTTACAACAGAAGTAATTGACATACAGTAAAATGATATTGTGAGGCGCCTCTGATATGTTGTGAGGCGCCTCTGATATGTTGTGAGGCGCCTCTGATATGTTGCGAGGCGCCTCTGATATGTTGCGAGGCGCCTCTGATATATTGCGAGGCGCCTCTGATATATTGCGAGGCGCCTCTGATATATTGTGAGGCGCCTCTGTgtttaatattgaattaaaaaaattattttaaaaaatgatgatatttaatattgtagTACTAGCCTAACCAATTTATCTAATCTGCAAaaaaacatctttaaattaatttagcCTGAAGAAAAAGATgcaataaatattgtataatttatttaatggcttgtcataatgataatcattttttattttgtttttttatttaggtCATGGCAGACTCTGACCTTTGCCCTTAGGGCTGTGGCTTTCATTAAGATAGTAGGCACACGTAACACAGCAAATGAAGTGAGTATAGTACCCATGGGGATCATACACTTTTTGTAAATGAATCCAGAATGcacatataaacaaaaatatggaCCTTCACAATATACTATCACACATTTAAACATCATTATCGTCAAGTCAAGCTGTGCCTACATAATTCTAATACTCCCAATAATTTTTTCAACttcttatttaataatttatattttcaaaaagtGACACAAAAGGATTTAAGCAGATATTACGTAAGCTTAAAACGCCCTCCAAATCAGTCCCAAACAGTTGACATTCGCAGATTGGATTTCCCTTGTTGCGTAGCCTAAAAATTAAATCCTAAAAATGAAACTAAAGGATGTTTAAGTAGACAAAGGTAATAAATAGGGATGATTAACTTTGAATAGTTGCCAagtattattatacattaaatatatatatatactcatTCATTATCTTTGCCTGAtgtgtatatattcattcattatctttgcctgatgtgtatatattcattcattatctttgcctgatgtgtatatattcattcattatctttgcctgatgtgtatatattcattcattatctttgcctgatgtgtatatattcattcattcatacacatttattcagttataacAATAGCTGGGGCCTGCACTAGAAGCAAACGCTTGTCTCATGAGGGCCTCtacaatacatatatataatacatagaacgaaatataaaacaacaaacaatataatatataaattatttatgcaataaaatataagttatttaatattgaataaagAGAATACGGTCGCAAATTATTGACTAAAAAAAAAGTAGACCaactttaatttttaatttctaaattGATTTGACATTGTGTAGTTGTCCaaataattgaatataaaacattattgttgtttttgttgagGTATTCCACTGTGTCCATGTTGAATGCCCGGCACAAAAAGAAGAAATTCAAAGCGATGGCGACAGCGCTTCATCTGGAAAACTTTCTCCAACTGTTGCAGGTGCAGAGGGTGGATTTTAATTTTAGGAATAATATcgataaattatttattaaattaattttgatgatgtgtattattattttttaataacttatttattatGAAACTTAAGTTGAAAGATGTCTTTCACACCTgacattaaaaatatacaatgaaAGCCATTCATTTACGGTTATATCACTCATAATTGAGCTGGGTTTTTTAAGGAGGGCGGGGAGGATATGTTGTACTTTTATTGTATGTTttgattattgtattttttgattATGCTcaaaataaatgtcatttttattGATCATCATGGACAATTTTTGGCGATGATTACGCGTGCGCTATAGAAGTACTTTTTTTCGTGACACACGCAACCCACCTTGTCCCCCTCTTACAAACAAGAGGTAATTATTATGAGTAAACTTTTTACTGAAGGTCAGCAAGTCATTGTTCATTGATATTAcataaatattgaatttgtTATAAAATTTTAGAAACCTATTTAAAAGTCTGTTTGCATGAAATTAAGCTGAGCTTTATAGAACCTACTGTACCTGGGATTGGGGGGTGGGGGGCTGGCATTTTAAGTTGGGAAATTCCACTGTAATGCACTGTATTgcaatatgaaaatattatatataaatatgtatttatctCGATATCTCCAAGCTTTGAAATTCATTGTGACCAATCTAGAATGTGTGTGGTAGACATAATTTTTGTGAGATTGTATTTGTAAATGCTTAGAAAAACGAAATAACCCAGAGTGAATATTTTATGTGAGGTATGGTACGCATATCTCAATATAGCCTCCCACCACACGTTTCCCTGTCTACCTTGTGACATTGTAGATTAAGTGCTAATCCTATTTGTAAATTTTTCAGTCGTATCGCAGTGCAATTTTACATCGATTTGTCTATagctttttttatattttacctttTTGAATTATGACCTATGtatagtttattattttttgattattgtatgtttattttatggtaATATTATTTCTTGattttgaatgttattttaGTTGACCTGGTCCAAcatatgcatttttttaaaaacattagtAAGCCTTTATCAGAgtattaaaatactttttggTCAATAATTGACATGTGTTGATTTTGTTGTCGATTGgtatattgattgaaatattagataataataatatatatgatggcgataaaatcaaacaaaaaatagATAACATTTCTGGCGACGCGTTTGAAATGTACAGTAATGCAGTACAAAAGATTTTATAGTTTAAAACCATTACGAAAGCGATAATTTAGATATGTGGCAATAAAATCAGAAGCTAATAGTACAAGTGGCACGTTTGAAGATTAAAACAACGAAAAACCGAAAATAAGACAACTCTGATGCCAGTGAGCATGTCAATGATAAAGTTTCAATAACCAACAATAGTGCATTTCCCATGCGAAAGTTATAGAACTCTCAACAAGCCCACGCACTTCAACACTTTTATAGATTAAACCTTTTTAATCTGCATTTTATCTCTAGACGTGATAAGACAGATGATAATTCTGAAAATTAATTTCAGACACTCTGCAAAAATATTGTATCGatttaatatattaacaaaataatgtatgaatagtgtttttaaatgtatacgTTTTCAATAAATCTATGTTTTTATGCTTTTGTATACTGTACAGGAAAAAGTGATATGACGTCACTTATAGCATCATCAGATATTTCCTAGTCTTATGATTAtcacgtgtgtgtgtgtgtgtaagcAACACTCAAAACCACACTTCTTTAGCCCGCTTTAATAGTCCCCCCGTGTATTCTTAAAATAGTAACATTTCAAGTTTTTATATTTCACGTAAGCCAGCAGGAACAAACAAAAGACTACTTTCGTTCTTTTAACTTATTCAAAAAATGAAGCTGATGTTTTGAGCACAAAAGCTGCGTCATTCAGCACATTTTTATCAAATGTTTGTATGAATTAATACCTTTGTATGTTGATGTACTTTTTTATACGTCACAAAGGAAGATAAATTCAAAgtgaaaatatttgttataacattcaattatatttcatatCACATATTCtgtattgttttacattatattaataattacattcTTTCTGTATTATGTACAACATGTTATTAATCTGCAGaatatattaacaataacaataataaataacaataggAAGCATTAATAAAGTAAGCTAGATTTTGATTCGTCATTTTGACAAATTATCTAGGTGATTTTTCGCAATTGAAGATAAAAACAGAGATAATCGGTAAAAAACAATCTTAAGTTATCTGCGCAAACGTAACATGCATGTTCGGTAACATATATGAGCGCAGGAAGCTGATGCATGCCATCCTATGGcgtgaaaataaaaataagtttgaggttttttttttaataaaagagGGCGatttataaatgaatgaaataagcaaaaaataaaaaaaatgagttttaaCGATTGAGGATAATAACTCATGTGGCTGCTTTCTGATATTTCTAATTTGTGACACTGGCATATAAATACAGAGTAATGGATATAAAACGATGCAGCGCTTGTTAATTAAGGGTAATGGTGTTGTTAACAGCATTTCACATGTTCAATcatttttcattaatttcactGACAAGTTAATGCGCATTTTGCCCAAATAGCTGTATATTTATACACTTGAACTGCGAAAggtgataaataaaaatatgttaatagATATATATTTCTAAGCATAATTCAAACCAAGGAGTTGACTAGAAAAACCTGATTAAATCGAAAACAAAATtgacaatttgttttaaaaacagagaaaggaaaataaaaaaattaaaataaaaatacctaCATAAAAAGGAAATAATGGATATTTAgtagtgaaataaattaattaggcATGTAGTACTGCAATGCACAAAATaatatgaattataaaaataattgaataactatcatttttaaatgacaaaaaaattgccaatttaaCCAAtagacagtaggcctatttatcatTCCATGATTTAAACAAGTTTGTTTAAGTACATTTACAAGTACTAAGCCTATATGATGAAATACAtttgcttaagctctgtctacactaacaaaatttatgtgacaaaaaaatttgatgtgccaatatatggacatgatgatgtcatatcactgccatatttgggcacatcaaacttttttgtccaactagtttaatagtgtagacagagctttaaatccCATGTTACTCTAGTGCTCATTAGCAAAATGAAAGTTTCAATCTTTCATCCCCATGGCTGATAATCACGTTTTTTTCATTTAGAAAgcatttaatttcaatttttcttgactataaatttaaatcaattcATTCCATCTGTATGGTGTTGAATATGATACATTATATGGGTTTGATGCATTGCTGTAAGGACAgtcaatatataaattatttattagaaatgttcttttttccaaatcaacaattagtatgtaaaaaaaaaaaaaaaacatttctaataaccagatgaacattttcaatcatataaattatttgtttcaatgtttttaacaatattGAGATGGAAACCTGACGGGCGAGGGAAAGTTGGACATCCAAGAACTATGTGGGATATGATGCAAAGGAAAAGATTGGGTCAGATATCTTGGAATGGAGGAACAGAGGGAGCTGCAAGTGGTATGTGATGGAAAGGAAAAGATTGGGTCAGATATCTTGGAATGAAGGAACAGAGGGAGCTGCAAGAGACCATTGTAATTGAGATTAGATGGACTAAGACATTAATAGGCTTCTAAATAAACGCTTCAGTTATTTTATCCTTTCTAAGTTGGTTCTTGCTACTCAAAGTGGAGTTTCTGGAAGGCATTTAAGAAGGAGGTCTTTGATCTCTTGAGATGCAAGTGGTGGTTCCTCTCTCCAACATCTTTCAACAATCTTCACCAtctgaaaatataataaatattttaaatataaaaaataaattttgcaGCAACCAACACAATATAACATAAATGTCAATCAATCtgcatttaataataaatatagcgTCGGTGTCCTCCACCCAAGTGGTGCTCATTGCACTAAGTGGTGCTCATTGCGAAATATAGTGATATTTTCAGATTAATTTGTAACATATGTATAATTTCATGGAAATGAGAAATACAATAAAAGCATGAACTCGATTTAAGAAATTGTCATTAATAGTtgaatttaagaaaacaaattaaaaagattTATTGAGAAATTACtactaatttaatttgaatttctGTAATTCAatcaaattcaatattttaatcatttgaCCACAAGTTCTCCCATTGGGATAATAAATGAACTCTATTGAACGGTCAATGACCAGGATCAGAATGTATTTTTatgaatttgaaaattaatttaatggtAAACTTGTTTTGAGTAAAAGGAAGACACaaataaaacaagattttacacaaatacatatttttttaaatactactTTAGAATGTGTATCATGGTTTTATAAAG
The window above is part of the Antedon mediterranea chromosome 10, ecAntMedi1.1, whole genome shotgun sequence genome. Proteins encoded here:
- the LOC140059831 gene encoding BTB/POZ domain-containing protein 9-like, with amino-acid sequence MNDIVELPCNVQQQHKKPRLSSMSDTNSLRTTTAPTGEVHHTNILSQDIGNLFSNEDYSDISLIVEQRVFPAHRVILAARCEYFRALLYGGMRESDPEVADIELKATSSQAFEALLKYIYTGKMSLMELKEDALLDILGLAHRYGFRELEDSISDYLHAILSIHNVCLIYNVATLYQLRALKETACIFMDRNASEVMTSDTFLSLSKEALKDVISRDSFYAREIEIFKAVMEWKKANVEVDDTDVLASIRLPLMEMSDLLNIVRPTGILSADAILDAIKVKEECSTMTLDHRGCLVQEQNIANAKYDAEVIKGEMKAHLLDGDHTNYDLDRGFTRHPIEDAKDVEKDGIIIKLGKPSLINTIKMLLWDRDMRSYSYYIEVSIDQKDWIQVIDHSQHLCRSWQTLHFKSRVCKFIRVTGVKNTVNKVFHLVSFECWHTAKPFQLEDGLIVPTDNVATIPKSACVIEGVSRSRNALLNGDTKHYDWDSGYTCHQLGSGSIVVQLAQPYVIGSIRMLLWDCDDRTYSYHIEVSTDNQTWIRVADKTKENCRSWQTLTFALRAVAFIKIVGTRNTANEVFHCVHVECPAQKEEIQSDGDSASSGKLSPTVAGAEGGF